The DNA region GTGATTGGTGAGGGTGGATATGGGGTTGTTTACAGGGGAAGCTTGATCAATGGATCCGAGGTGGCAGTGAAGAAAATTCTTAACAACTTGTAAGAACACTTGATGGTATCATTGGTTCcatcttttattttatcctaTGGCTTTTATCTTATTGCCCCTATTTCTTGCTTGAACAATGACCTTTGAACTTGCTCCTTGATTGCATAATGTGTTGAATTCACAGGGGACAAGCAGAGAAAGAATTCAGGGTGGAAGTAGAGGCTATTGGCCATGTTAGACATAAAAATCTTGTACGATTACTTGGTTATTGCGTAGAAGGGGTTCACAGGTAAACTTGGTGTTCTTAATGCATCAAAATATCACCAATGCATATTTCCCTTCTATACTCAATCACATTGCAAACTTTATTTTGTGATAGATGTGTTACTTTTCTGTCAAAAATTTGAACAGAACATCTTTTCCTTGTTATATAgttctttttcctttattatAGATTTGGTTGCCGTCTGATTTGCAGGTTGCTGGTATATGAATATGTGAACAATGGTAACTTAGAACAATGGCTACATGGGGCTATGAGCCAACAAGGGACACTTACCTGGGAAGCCCGGATGAAAGTTATAACTGGAACAGCCAAAGCGTAAGTTCTACTAGAAAAATTCAAACAGAggacaacatttattatttatgttgaCTTGTGCAAAATTGGTTTGTTTATACTGTGATTGTCTTGAATCCCTCATAAACTCgcatatcaaaatatattttcttgaattttttaacgttcactaaatattttatgaatagtttttgaatttaaatggaATATATTGGcagtgtaaatatttttttaaaactgtcATCCCATTATGGATTGTCATGTAATTGAAAATTGTTgacttttgtaataattatattgCAAATACTATTTAGGgtgatttttaattggttgGCAGTGTCAAATATTTTTACCCTGTCTGTGTATTAAAATTGAACttagttttttatatgtatCAAAGTATGTCATCAATGTCATTTGAGAGTGTATGTTGATATTGCTACGTTGTTGTAGactatatatattcacaaattttgcaatttaatcGGTGCATTAGGAATCTGGACAATTGTACTCTGCTGATCTGCTTCAATGGTCCATTGTTAAATTCCTAAACTTAGTGCACAAGGGACCTATTACTGAGATTATAATGTTTTCTATGGTTTTATGTTTGTGCTTGCTTCATTGGATACCTAATTTACTGTTATGGCAGTTTCAACATTAGGCCTAATTCCACTGATTAAACTCCTTATTTACTATGACTGGTGGCAGGCTAGCTTACTTACATGAAGCAATAGAACCGAAAGTCGTTCACCGGGATATAAAGTCAAGCAACATATTGATTGATACTGATTTCAATGCAAAGGTTTCTGACTTTGGTTTGGCCAAACTTTTGGATTCAGGAGAAAGTCACATTACTACTAGAGTAATGGGAACATTTGGGTATGCAGAATGTTTCAGTATCTActatatagattttatttaaaGGATTGCATTAATAGAAACTTACTCATGTTGGACCTGTTCCCAATTTCAGTTATGTGGCACCGGAATATGCTAATACAGGTTTGTTAAATGAGAGGAGTGACATTTACAGCTTTGGTGTTCTCCTGCTTGAAGCAGTTACTGGAAGGGATCCTGTGGACTACTCACGTCCTTCTAACGAGGTTTGAAATACTTAATCAGTGCTTCCAGTTTACTGATTCTAACTTTGTTTTCGATGAGAAGTGATCACAGCTTTTTCTATAGCGGGTGAGATTTTGATTATCCTCATGACAGGTGAATCTTGTTGAATGGCTCAAGATGATGGTGGGGACAAGGAGAACTGAGGAAGTTGTCGACTCAAGGCTTGAAGTGAAACCATCAATACGTGCTTTAAAGTGTGCTCTTCTAGTTGCTCTTAGATGTGTTGATCCCGAAGCAGAAAAGAGGCCCAAAATGAGTCAGGTTGTGAGGATGCTTGAAGCCGACGAATAT from Glycine soja cultivar W05 chromosome 8, ASM419377v2, whole genome shotgun sequence includes:
- the LOC114423356 gene encoding probable receptor-like protein kinase At2g42960, whose amino-acid sequence is MSGNSSLHVGLSRKTSFLGLRLWVLIGIGVGVFIVVILCVLSAWVMFRRKSRGSLDKYSLSQIPHISKDIRVDKVGVQTSHDQPDSVAIPVYDKPSENNSDKFLAHLSKNKSGDADNISQCSSVYHHERGFSSMSGDEGSSGTVKKQSASSFGGMVTASPLVGLPEFSHLGWGHWFTLRDLEIATNRFSPENVIGEGGYGVVYRGSLINGSEVAVKKILNNLGQAEKEFRVEVEAIGHVRHKNLVRLLGYCVEGVHRLLVYEYVNNGNLEQWLHGAMSQQGTLTWEARMKVITGTAKALAYLHEAIEPKVVHRDIKSSNILIDTDFNAKVSDFGLAKLLDSGESHITTRVMGTFGYVAPEYANTGLLNERSDIYSFGVLLLEAVTGRDPVDYSRPSNEVNLVEWLKMMVGTRRTEEVVDSRLEVKPSIRALKCALLVALRCVDPEAEKRPKMSQVVRMLEADEYPFREDRRNRKSRTASMEIESLKDISGPSDAEKLKGGHAPETTQG